In Arthrobacter citreus, a genomic segment contains:
- a CDS encoding MarR family transcriptional regulator has product MFVLTIDQKGSRSGRDRVPDLLSLLGGLPMELPFERSVGDEVQGLSADAGAVVEAALRALRDGHWSVGIGIGEVETPLPASTREASGPAFVAARDAVERAKKTGDRPPVAVTGPAGAAEAEAVLVLLGRLIRDRTAEQWRILEHVEPGTWGAQSAAARKLGISPQSVGKTIARAGWQEEWAARPAAAVLLALANGQSGRPNGQSDGRPNGQSDGRPNGQSDGRPNGQSDGQSGGGEGRS; this is encoded by the coding sequence ATGTTCGTCCTGACCATTGACCAAAAGGGCAGCCGCAGCGGCCGGGACCGGGTTCCGGACCTGCTGTCGCTGCTGGGCGGCCTCCCCATGGAGCTGCCCTTTGAACGGTCGGTGGGGGACGAGGTCCAGGGACTTTCGGCCGACGCCGGCGCAGTTGTGGAGGCAGCGCTGCGGGCCCTGCGGGACGGCCACTGGTCCGTGGGCATCGGGATTGGGGAGGTGGAAACGCCACTGCCGGCCAGCACGCGGGAAGCTTCCGGACCCGCGTTTGTCGCAGCCCGGGACGCCGTGGAGCGGGCCAAGAAAACGGGTGACCGACCGCCCGTGGCGGTGACCGGTCCCGCCGGTGCGGCCGAAGCCGAAGCCGTGCTGGTGCTGCTTGGGCGACTCATCCGGGACCGGACCGCGGAACAGTGGCGGATACTGGAGCACGTTGAACCCGGAACCTGGGGCGCCCAGAGCGCCGCGGCCCGTAAGCTCGGCATCAGTCCACAGTCAGTGGGCAAGACCATAGCCCGCGCCGGGTGGCAGGAGGAGTGGGCGGCCCGTCCCGCTGCAGCCGTCCTCCTTGCCCTGGCCAACGGGCAGTCCGGGCGCCCAAACGGGCAGTCCGACGGGCGCCCAAACGGGCAGTCCGACGGGCGCCCAAACGGGCAGTCCGACGGTCGCCCAAACGGGCAGTCCGACGGGCAATCCGGCGGGGGAGAGGGAAGAAGCTGA
- a CDS encoding site-2 protease family protein, giving the protein MTVLLFILGVLFVAVGIAVSIALHEVGHLVPAKAFKVRVTQYMIGFGPTVFSRRRGETEYGVKALPLGGYVSMVGMYPPNTTNDADGTVRSSSTGMFQQLATDARAVAAEQLQPGDENRVFYNLPIWKRIIVMLGGPFMNLVIGVVLFAVLLMGFGTAQSTTTLAEVNQCVITSDKAEQGQTECTEADPAAPAYEAGLLPGDTIIAFNGSPVTSWDDLSARIREAAGRSVPITYERDGVERDTVITPLLTERPVADDDGAPVVDDAGNPVTREVGFIGVAASTELVRQPGSEVLPAVGENLQNIAGVVINLPQRVVDVAQAAFSSEERDPNGPISVVGVGRIAGEISSLEDVPVESRVASLLGLVASVNLALFVFNLIPLLPLDGGHVAGALWEGLRRRVAKLFKRPDPGHFDLAKMLPVTYVVAILFMGMTALLIYADIVKPVSLFN; this is encoded by the coding sequence TTGACCGTTCTCCTCTTCATCCTGGGCGTCCTGTTCGTGGCGGTGGGCATCGCCGTGTCCATTGCGCTGCATGAAGTGGGCCACCTGGTTCCGGCCAAGGCCTTCAAGGTCCGGGTGACCCAGTACATGATCGGGTTCGGGCCCACCGTTTTTTCGCGCCGCCGCGGTGAGACCGAATACGGCGTCAAGGCGCTGCCCCTGGGCGGCTACGTTTCGATGGTCGGGATGTACCCCCCGAATACGACCAACGACGCCGATGGAACGGTCCGCAGCTCCAGCACCGGCATGTTCCAGCAGCTGGCCACCGATGCCCGCGCCGTGGCCGCCGAGCAGCTTCAGCCCGGAGACGAAAACCGGGTGTTTTACAACCTGCCGATTTGGAAGCGCATCATCGTGATGCTCGGCGGGCCGTTCATGAACCTGGTGATCGGCGTCGTGCTGTTTGCCGTACTGCTGATGGGCTTTGGAACCGCGCAAAGCACCACCACGCTGGCCGAGGTCAACCAGTGCGTGATCACCTCGGATAAGGCCGAGCAGGGGCAGACGGAATGCACCGAGGCGGATCCGGCGGCTCCGGCCTACGAGGCTGGACTGCTGCCCGGGGACACAATCATCGCCTTCAACGGCAGCCCCGTCACGTCCTGGGATGACCTCTCCGCACGCATCCGCGAAGCGGCCGGCCGCTCCGTTCCCATCACTTACGAGCGCGACGGCGTCGAGCGGGACACCGTGATCACCCCGCTGCTGACCGAACGTCCCGTAGCTGACGACGACGGCGCCCCCGTGGTGGATGACGCCGGCAACCCCGTGACCCGGGAGGTTGGCTTCATCGGTGTTGCCGCCTCCACCGAGCTGGTCCGCCAACCCGGCTCTGAGGTGCTGCCCGCCGTCGGGGAGAACCTGCAGAACATCGCCGGCGTGGTCATCAACCTGCCGCAGCGCGTTGTCGACGTGGCCCAGGCAGCGTTCTCGTCGGAAGAGCGGGATCCCAACGGACCCATCAGCGTTGTCGGCGTGGGCCGGATTGCCGGCGAGATCTCCTCCCTGGAAGACGTACCGGTGGAAAGCCGCGTGGCTTCCCTGCTGGGACTGGTGGCCAGCGTCAACCTGGCGCTTTTCGTCTTCAACCTGATTCCGCTGCTGCCGCTTGATGGCGGCCACGTGGCCGGCGCCCTTTGGGAGGGGCTGCGCCGGCGTGTTGCCAAGCTCTTCAAGCGCCCGGACCCGGGACACTTTGACCTGGCCAAGATGCTGCCGGTGACGTATGTCGTGGCCATCCTGTTCATGGGGATGACCGCTCTGCTGATCTACGCGGACATCGTGAAGCCGGTCAGCCTGTTCAACTAA